The nucleotide window CTCCGAAGTCAAACCTTTTAAACTGGCCCGATCCACGGTTACCCTCTGTATTCAGGTCATCGTCGCCCCATTTAATTTTATCCTCAGATGATGTTTTCACGCCTGCTACAGTATTTTCCCACTTATTTTTACCAGCAATTCCAACGGCTCCGTAAGGACCTGCGCCTATATAAGCTTTTACTTTTTCATTGAATGGCAGCATAACGGCGAGATTTACCGGCAACTCCAGGTAAAGTGGATTTGTTTTGGCAAAACCTTTCCCAGCTGCGTTATCCCAGCTTACTTCTGTACCTTTCGATTGCAGGTCAAGCCCGGTTCTTATTTCAAATGTTGAACCCAGGGGAATGGCTCCAACCACACCTGCATTGAAGGTATTCAGTCTTTTAGATTCGTCGGTTTCACCGCTGCCGGTATTAGTGATATTAGTAGAGTTCCATCCACCTTTGACACCAAATTTTGCTTCAGCAAAGCCTTGTGCGTTTGTAACGCCGGCGGTAGCTAATAATGCTACCGCTCCAATAATCATTTTACGTTTCATAATCTTTCGTTTTAAGTTTACTTAGGATCAGATTAATTTTCTGCCCAACCATCTTAAAATACTGTGCCAAAAACTGTCAATTTCAGCAAAATTGCCGCGGAAACATCTGACACAACTGATTATAAAACAGTTATGTTTTATTTTTGAGAAAGAAAACGCAGCGCAGGTTCTTTTTTATTATTTCCCGAAATAGCTTCTCCATCATTGTTTTTGTTGATGGAAGACACTCTTTTAACCAGTTCTATCAGCTCGGCACGATACCCCTCCCTATCATTTTTTGCCAAAGGAGTTATCATATTCAGAACCAGATTGTAATTTCCACTCCCCTTGTATGCTGAATTGCGCAACAGCATTCCAAACTGTGCTAAACCAGCAGCCAGCTGCATATTTTCACTGGCACTGCTCAATTTCACAGGACTACCCGCAATTACTTTTTCAAGTAATAAACTTAGCCCCTCCTCTGGCTCCTTATACCTGAACTTTACCGTCATTACTTCATTACTATTGCTAAAGCCGGATGCTGCACCTTCTGTTTTCTGATATTTTAAACCATCTGTGTTTTTTAATTCAGGCGCGTCAATGCCAACAGGAATAATTTCATATAAAGCGGTCACAGTATGTCCACTGCCCAGTTCGCCCGCATCTTTTGTATCGTCATTAAAATCTTCTTTGGCGAGCATGCGGTTCTCATATCCAATCAACCGGTATCCCTGTACTTTAGCGGGATTAAATTCTACCTGCAGCTTGACATCTTTTGCGATCGTAAACATCGTACCACCAAACTGGCTGATCAACACTTTGCGGGCTTCACTTAAATTATCAATGTAAGCATGATTGCCATTTCCCTTATTGGCCAGCTTCTGCATTTTCGCATCCTGGTAATTGCCCGTACCATAACCCAAAACGGTCAAAAAGATGCCGCTTTTCCTTTTTTCCTCAATCATCCTTTCCAATGCATCATCACTGCTTTGCCCTACATTAAAATCACCATCCGTGCAAAGCACAATCCGGTTATTACCATTTTTTATAAATCCTTCCTGCGCTATTTTATACGCCAGTTGTATACCTGCACCGCCGGCTGTAGAGCCTCCAGCCTGCAAACGATCAATCGCATCTTTTATTTTAATCGTTTCATTTCCTTCAGTAGATGGCAATACCACTCCTGCGCTGCCTGCATAAACTACCATAGCAACCCTATCCTGGGGTCTTAGCTGATCGGCCAGCAATTTCATAGAAGCCTGAACCAGGGGTAATTTATCGGGCGAAGACATACTACCGCTCACATCAATTAAAAAAACAATATTGGCGGCGGGTAAATTTTCAGTTGCTATTTTTTTTCCCTGAAGACCAATAGATACCAGCTGATGCTTTTCATTCCATGGACAAATAGTGTATTCCGTATTGATGCTGAAAGGAACATCCCCTGCAGGTTGAGGATAGTTATAGCTGAAATAATTGATCATCTCCTCAATACGAACCGCTCCCCCGGGTGGCAGCTGCCCGTTGTTAATAAAGCGACGGATATTACTGTAGGATGCACCATCCACATCAATTGAAAAAGTAGACAGTGGATTATCCTTTGACCTCAGGAACGGATTTTCGGTAATATGGTCATACCCTTCACGACTAAAATCTTCATGTCCTGGCCAACTCTTTTTACGTAATTCTGATTGGTTGGGGATATTATAATTTTTTGCCTCTAGTGTTGTAACTCCCCTTATTCTGATGCCGGGTGCGGTTTGATGAACAATACCTGCTACACTACCAGTTAATTGACTGGAACGTTGTACACCCATGGCAGTCACCACCACCTCTTCCATTTTTTGTGTAGCCGGCTCCAATACAATTTTAAGGGATGATTTACCGTTCGTTCTGACTTCTTTCTGGTTAAACCCTACCGCAGTAATGATCAACACCGAACCGCTTCCATTTACAGAAATCGAAAATTTCCCTTTTGCATCAGCACTGGTTGAGTTGGAAGTTCCTTTTTCCTGTACAGTAGCATGAGCAATTGGCTGACCACTTGTATCGGTAACGATGCCCGTTATCGTCACATTTTTTTGAACAAAGGCTAAAAAGGTCAATATGGCTAATGATAAAAACATCCATTTTAAATATTTCATGGTGCTATTTTTAATGATTAAAGAAAGAATTGAATTTCCTATGAGCGTCCGGCCGATACCTCAGGATATTCTAGGTAAGGATGACAGCCAGCCAAAAAATGCATAAAAAATAAAAAAAATAAATGGCGTGTGTATTTTTCCGAAGAAACGCATCTAATGTATATAAACAAACAGCCGTTTAATACTTGCTATGTTAAAATACGCATTTCTAATATCCGTTTTTCTATCCCTGTCCGCTGCTGGCTGGGCAAAAAAGATGATACGACCGATCGAATATGTGGCGAGCGTTGCCGACCTGATTGTTAACGGAGAAATAGTTGCTGCAGCAAATGGTGTTTATCTATTTAAGGTGGACGAAACATTAAAAGGGAAAAGTGCTGCTGTAATAAGGGTTCAGCAATTTAACGAATGGACCTGTGATATTCGTTATGCAAAAGCAGCAAAGGGACAGCGTTTGATTTTATTCTTAAAAAAAGTAAATGACCAACTTGAAATAGTTAACGGGAGTACTGGAGAAATCCCCCTTATTAATGACAGTGTAACTTTAACCTACGAAAGTTACAGCCCAACCAATTACACCCGGCCTTATCAATTAAATGCAAAAGAATTTTCCGAAGGCATTAAAGGTTTTATCAATCTGTTCGCACTGACTGGAAACAATAAAGAACCCGGCAGCGTATGTTTCCGGCAAAACGGCAGCGATGGCGAACTACAAAAATTTATAGCCGGCAACAGTTTTTCAAAATGGATGTATGAAAAAGTACAGAGGAATTATACAATAGTAAAATCATAGTATATTAGTATAAATTTACAGGTTAAACACTTTATTTGACGCTGGTTGTAAAAATATCGTCTTTAAAAGAAGCTTCTGACGAACAGCTGTTAGCGCAATTTAAGCAAACGGGTGATCAGCAGTTTTTGGCCGAGTTATACCTGCGCTACAGTCAATTATTGTATGGCGTTTGCCTGAAATACCTGGAGGACGCAGAGGAAGCCAGGGATGCCGTGATGAATATTTACCAGGAATTGCTGGTAAAAGTACCCCGGCATGAAATTCAGAATTTTAAAAGCTGGGTATATGTACTTACCAAAAATCACTGCCTGATGCATTTGCGCAGCGCGAAAAAAAATATTACGGTAAGTTTAGAACAACATACTGTGCAATCGGACGATTTCTCGCATCTGGATAGTGTAATTGAAAAAGAAGAGGCTTTTAAGCGGCTGGAAAAATGTATCGAAAAGCTACCGAGAGAACAACAACAAAGCATTCAATTATTTTATTATGAGAACAAATGTTATAATGAAATAGCTGAAACCACCAGTATGGACTGGAATAAAGTACGCAGCCTGATTCAAAACGGCCGCCGGAATCTTAAAATTTGTATGGAAAAAAATGCAGCAAAATAATTCAACATATCCGTTTTATGGGCCTGAAGATATCAAAAGGTATCTGAGCGGCAGCATGAGCGCGCAGGAAATGCACGATATGGAAAAAGCTGCATTGAAAGATCCGCTGCTGGCCGATGCCATTGACGGTTTCAGAGGCGCCGACCCGGTGATTACCGATACGCACCTGAATGCCATCAAAGCCTCTATTCTCGGGTTATCTCAACAGGAAAAGCCGGCAGCAATACCTTTAAATCGCTCATCTAAATCCCATTGGTGGCGCTGGGTTGCGGCCGCCTGCAGCCTTGCATTGATTGCGGGAGCCACCTGGTGGGTGACCCAAAATGTTGAACCGGGAGCTATTCAACCTCTGGCTAAAAACGAAACCAGTCAGCCTGCTGATACAGTCCCGGCCATAGCAACAGCTCCTCAGGTGCCGATTAAGGAACCGGTTCAGGCAGATCAGGCAACGACCCCGGAAAAAAGGGCGCCCATCGGCATGAACTCTAAACTACCGGAACAACAAGGCGCATCAGCAAAAATTCCAGCAACGACAGAAACATTTCAATCCCCGGCTGCTGATCAGCCAGCTGACAATTTAATAAATACGCCCCTGAAAGAGGTAATGAGCGCTGAGACGAAATCCCTAAAAAAAGAACAAACTAATAGCTACCCGTATTCCAGGGAAGCCATTTCGGCGGCACCTCCGGCTCCGATCGTTAAAAGTCCGGATCCCTCCCCTGCCAATGCAAAAAGGATGATGGGCTTTCAACCGGTAGCTTATATCCAGGGGCAGGTAGTTGATAAAGAAGGCGCTCCTGTTGCTAACGCATCTATTTCGGTACCAGGCCGCAATAAAACAACCGCCAACGACGACGGAAGCTTTGTGTTACCGGTTTACGATAGCAGTTTTGGCGTGTCGGTAAACAGGGTTGGCTACCAAAATACGACAGCGTTACTCAACCCTGGAAAACAAAATAAAATCGTACTAAATAAATCATTCGCGAGCCCGGACGAAATAGTGGTTACAGGAATGGGGCAAAAAAGGAAAAAGCTTACCGCTTATATGGAGGATGCCCGAAAAGCACAGGCGGCTGCTGTAAGTGCCAGTGAGGTCATTTACCCGGAAGATGGTTGGAGTCATTTTTACGAAGAGCTGGGTACCAGCCTCGGGGTTGATAAAGCCAAAAAGACCAAAACCCTCCAGATCAAATTTACTGTGGACGATAATGGAGACCCGGTGGACTTTGAAGTGGTCGAAAGTCCGGATGCTATCATGGCGAAGAAAGCCATTGAGTTTATTAAAAAAGCAAAGTGGAAAAACTTTAAGCTGGACAAAAATGCCCTGGTAAAAATTGAGGTGAATTAACACGAACCCTTAATATCGGAACCTGGATCAATGATATCGGATGCCGGGTCTGTTTATCGGGATAGATATTCAGTGCCTAATAATATTGGACAGCAAGTCTAACTCAGCCATGTGATTATTGCCTCAACTAAATGACACATTGGGGTTCTCCCCATGTTTTTATATTACCTGCAAACCAGCACCGTTTCAACACATTCGAACCTCCAAAACTGCTGGTGGTATAATGACACTACAAGTCAAGGTCGCCGACCCCCTGAAGCTGCTTTGAAAACTGAACCCTGCTTTACAGCTGCCATAACGACATTCATTTATTTTTTTGCATTCGCCTACCACTGTCAAATAAACTCCGTTATCAAACGCTAAAAATCGGTCCACCATGGAAGGGTAGGAGATCCTATCGTATCGCTCAGGCTTGGAGTATAAAATACAGCGACTCAATTCACCTATAATTAAACTTAAGATAACCCTCATTTTAAATTCTAAAATCCTGCTTGAAATTCTTAAAATCGCTAAAACCAAGCTCAACTATTGATTGAGGTAACCAAAACGGATATAACTTAGTAGTCATTTCTTTTTTATGCTTGATTTTCCTACAAATAGCATCTATTAATAGGTTAATTATCAAACAATTATTTATAAAAATTATCACAATTTGCAAGCTTCCAAAATATTCCTGACATAAAGTAAAAATGATCGGTTTTTTTATTTAATTTTAATTCATGCAAATTATATAAAATGATAAAAATAAAACATTTAAAATAAAATTTATTAGCTAATATACTTAGCCTACACCTTCGGCAGTTTTAAAATTCGGATTACTAATTAATTTAGTATTATTTTTACTCTCTGGTTAATTTTTACCAATACCAAATATCACTTACCAATGCTACCCCCTGCTTACTTTACGTTATCCAGTTATGAAAATTCATTTTTCGACGCCGATGAAAATCCATCCAGCTAATGGGCATAAAAAATCCCTGCAAGAAGCGGGGTCAATGCTGCTTGCAGGGATGAATATATTTTAGGAAAGAAAAACTTGCCGGCTAAAATGAGGGGACTGTTACTAAAAACGAGTCCTTAAACACCTGTCCAATTGGCAGGATCTTCCCGCCATTGCAATAACTGCACGGCTTGCTCCGGTTGTATCATTCCCTTTTCCTGGGCTAATTCGAGGAGCATGGGGTAGCTGGTGAGTGGATGATATTTTAATCCCCGGGCTTCAAAAGCTTCTTTAGCTACTGCAAAATCATAGGTAAAAATAGACACCATTCCTACAATTTCCAGTCCGGCAGCAACCAGTGCATCCACTGCCTGCAGGCTGCTTTTTCCAGTGCTTACCAGGTCTTCGATCACCACAATTTTTTGTCCCGGCTCATACCTTCCCTCGATCTGGTTCCCCAAACCATGGTCTTTGGGTTTGGGACGAACATATAAAAAAGGCAGTTTCAGCTGGTCGGCAGCCAGGGCTCCCCAGGCGATGCCGGCAGTGGCTACACCGGCTAAAGCATCAGCTTCTCCAAACTGCTCGAACAAAACATTACACATTTCACTCTTGATAAAATCGCGGATAAAGGGGTAAGACAACACACTGCGGTTATCGCAGTAAATGGGGCTTTTCCAACCACTGGCCCATGTAAACGGATTTTCAGGGCTTAATTTTACCGCGTTGGCCTGTAATAATTTTTCGGCCACAACTTTTGCATCGTTCATACCTACTACCTATTTTTAGGCTGCGAAAATAAAAGTTTCCCGATACCCGGCCTCAAAACGCCACTTTTTATAATCCACATAGTTATGCAGATTACCGTTTACATTCACAATAAACCTGTCCATTTGTGCGACATTTTGGACGAACATCTCGAAAAATTACATCATCAACCCGACACTATTTTTATTGATGAGCTGGATAGCCATACGGTAAAAGCCATGCTGAAAGAAATCGACCTGCCCGAAATTAGCCGGGGCATTTTCCTGCACCCGGACCTGGAAGAATTGAAAAAGCAGTTTTTTAAGAAATTTGAAGTACATGTAGCCGGGGGCGGATTGGTGATCAATGAAAACGGCGAAATGCTTATGATCTTCCGCAGGGGAGCCTGGGATCTGCCGAAAGGACACCTGGATAAAGGCGAAACCATTGAGGAATGTGCCATACGCGAAGTACAGGAAGAAACGGGGTTGAAGCTTGTGGAATTAGGACAATTTCTAACTACTACCTATCATAGCTATGAGCAGGGAACCCATCATATTATGAAAGAATCGCATTGGTTTTTAATGAAAAGCAGCCTGAGCGAGAAGCTGGTTCCCCAAACCGATGAGGATATTGACAAAATTGAGTGGGTAAAGGAAACACAGCTGGAGCAATATTTGCCCGAGGCATATCCTTCTATCAGAAATGTGCTGCAGGAATACCTGCAACTGAAATAGGATACCAGATATTAATTATTTCATAAAAAAAGGAGCCAGATTAAAAAACTATCCGGCTCCTTTTTACTTATAAGCAGTATTTCTTATTAAATCTATGTCTTAATGATCTAATAGCCATTTGACACCCACTACAAACATCACGATAACCGCAAAAACATATTTCAATTTAATAGCCTGGTTTTTACGATAGGTGTAAATAATACCTATCGACATAATAGTAGCAACGGCAATAATAAACCACCCGAAAGCGGACGCGTTTCCCAACTCAATACTCATATGCTGAATTATTTTGGCTAATTCTTTTCAATAGTTACATCTGTTATCTGCAGGGCAAAATTGTCTGCCCTCCTATCTGCTTCGGGTTTATCAAACTCAGCGTAATGAACCTTCCCCTTTATTTTAAAAGACTGATGCTGATCGAGATTGTATTTTTCGCCCTTATCGTCAAACACATTAAAATTTTTCAATGTATATTTTTTTTCATTGGGTCCTAACTCAAGCGTCACACTGTTTTTATCAGCTCCCTGTGGCAATACAATATCAGAGATGCTTTCTTTTTCGGAACTCATAGCACCGGGTTTTACCACAAAAGCCATAGGAATGGTCTTTGACTGTCCCGAACTGAAAGTGAAAAAAGGTGCGTCAAACTCGCCTGTCAATTCCACCGTTTTGCCTTCATACTCATAACTGTTTTGCAATTTTTTGGCGATTTCCACGGATTCGCTACTGCAGGAAAAAAGCGACAAAGAAAGAGCTGTCGCTACTGTAACAATAAGATTTACTTTTTTCATTTGATGGGTTTTGATGGTTGAAACGGTTTTACGGGCAGGATCCCTATCCCCTATTTACAGGACAAGAATTACTTTCCAATTTCAAATAAATACTATAACCCGCATATTGGTATTACCCGGTTACAATTCGAGTGGTTCTATTTACAATTCGCTGTCAGATACCAACTACTCAAAAAAATTGAACGAAAAGAGGCATCCATAGATCGAATTATAGCGGGCACTTATCGATATTAAGAAAATTTTCTCCTCAAATGGCATTTGTTTTGGCATATCATTTAAAACAATTTTTATGACTACCCACGAAATAATCGGCCTTGGTTTCCAGAAAGCCAATTCTATTGCGGTAAATGAATATGTGAATGGCCTGGTAAAGGTTCAAACGGAGGACAATAATGTAACCGGTGTGTTTGTTACCAACATAAGGGTAAACAGTATCAAAAGCATCGAAGAGCTGCAATACCTGTGCAAGCGTCTTAACATTACTGCCTGAGCGTAGTGTACAATATCCGGGTGGTTAGTGATACGGTATTATAACCGGATTGCTGCTGCTACCTGTTCCATTTCTTTTATAGTACCCACACTTAGGCGTAGCCATTTTGAGCTTTCTTCAAAGCTCCTGGCGCCTATAATGTTCTTTGCCTCCAAAACAGCTTTAAAGTCTTTGGGGTATTTTGCAGTATCGAAATAAACAAAGCTGGTAGCTGATGGTATATATGGAATGCCATTTCCATCCAGGGCCTGATAAAAAAGATTACGGGCCTTTGCGTTCTCCTTTTTGCACATAGCCACAAATGAAGTGTCCTCCAGTGATGCAATAGCGCCTGCCAGCGATACGCCTCCCGCTCCTGCATTAGCCCAGGGTTGCAGATTATTCAATTGTTGAATTGTGTTGGCATGAGCTAAAGCATAGCCTACCCGGGCTCCTGCCATTCCATAAATTTTAGAAAAGGTTTTAGCCACTATCAAATTCGGATATTCATTGACGAGGTGTGCTACACTCTTTGTATCTTCAAATTCGGTATAAGCTTCATCTAATAATATAATAACAGACGGAGCAAGGTCCTTAATAAATGTCTCTAATTCGTTAGGCGCCAATACGGTACCGGTAGGATTATTGGGATTACAGATGTACACCATACGGGTATCAGCATCGATCGCTTCTTTTAAACGCTGCAGATCTACGGCCTTTTGCTCGGTTAAAGGCACCAGTTTAACCGGCGCGCCTATTTTCTTTGCCGCGGGTATCCACAACCTGAATGTGGGATCGGGCGCCACTATATTGCCCTTTTTCAAAGCAGCCAGAACAGACGCCAAACCCAGCAACTCTGAAGAACCCGCTCCTATTATTACGTTTTCCTTGGCTAATTGATAAGGTACCGATATTTTTTCTCTGAGCAAAGTAGTGTTTTCCCAGGGATAACGGTTACAACTATTTACTGCTTCACTCATTGCCTTTCGCGCCTTAGGAGATGGGCCGTAAGGATTTTCGTTGGAGCTGAGCTTTATGATATCAGCATCATGATTGTTATACAGCAGTGTTCTCGATTCTGTAGCAAAGATGTCCCTGCTCAATCCAAAGGCAGCTACAGCCAGGGCGCTCTGCTTTAATAGTTCACGACGATGCATAAAAATAGCTTTGATAGCAGGAAGTTACGCGAATTCTATGTAATTGATAAGGGTATTTAGTAGTGTTTATTGATGCTTCCTGAGAAACTTATCCCCAAAAGACAAAATACTTAGCAAAGAAATGCTAAGTATTTTAGTATTTAATTACCTTTGACTATATGATTATGGATAATGGACAAAGGAGTGCTACATACCTTACAGCAGGAAATCCTTTCCCTGCAGGGCTATAAGCCTCCTCCTGCACAGGCTCAATCATCAATGGGATTGGGCCTTATAGAGACGGCATTCCCCTACAAAGTTTTTCCTACCCAGGTTGTGCATGAATTTAGCAGCTACAATGAAACAGAAGCGGTAGCTACCAATGGGTTTATAGCGGCACTGCTGGGTAAAATGGTTAACCATTCTAAAAAGTGTATGTGGATTGCACAGGAACAACTAATTTATCCTCCTGCTCTTAAAAGCTTTGGCATTGAACCGGAGCAGGTCATCTTTGTGGAAGCACGAAAATCTAAAGATCTGCTATGGATCATTGAGGAATCTTTGAAATGCGAAACTCTCGTGGCTGTGGTGGGCGCCACCGATCATCTAAGTTTTACCGAATCCAGGCGTTTACAGCTGGCAGTGGAACAAAGCCATGTTACCGGTTTTATACATAGAGTATCACCCAGGCAACAGGAAACGGTAGCTTGTGCTGCCCGCTGGCATATTCGTCCTTTGCCCAGCATTACTGAAGACAAATTGCCAGGAGTGGGATTTCCCCAGTGGTATGTAGAATTGGTGAAAGTACGTAATGGAAAAACCGGTCAATGGCCGTTACAATGGAAATCAGGCCAATTCTGCTTCCTGGAAAAAGAAGCCCCTACTCTACCCGCTTACCGGCAACTACAAACAGGATGATATGAAAAAGCGCTATGCATCGATATGGTTTCCCTGCCTGCTGGCTAATCGTAAAGTGCGGCAGGATGCTACATTGGCCCATACCCACTTTGTAATAGCGGCTCCGGTACATAGCAAAATGGTGGCTAAAGCTGTATCCCCCGATGCCAAAGCAAAAGGCATCCGGACCGGTATGGTGGTGGCGGACTGTAAAACTATTCTTCCCGAACTGGAGGTTTTTAAATGGGAGGAAAATTCGGAGCAGGAACTATTGAATGCCCTGGGTGAATGGTGTATACGGTTTAGCCCGGTAGTGTCCATAGACCTGCCGGATGGGTTGATCATTGAAACTACGGGGTGCACTCATCTCTGGGGAGGTGAAGCACTATACCTGCAGGACATCGTTCAAAAGTTCTCCCGCATAGGTTATCAGGTAAGGGTGGCCATTGCCGGTACTATTGGAACGGCATGGGGTATGGCCCGGTTCAGTCCCTCAACCTTTATCGTACCACCGCAGCAGGAAAAAAGCGCCCTATTATCATTACCCCCCGCGGCTTTGAGGCTGGAAGCACCTGTGTTGGAAAAACTTTCGAAGCTGGGCATGCATCGCATTGATACGTTTATTAACATGCCCGGATCGGCCCTTCGCAGGCGTTTTGGTAAAACTTTTTTACAAAGACTCCACCAGGCATTAGGCCTCGAGCCGGAATTGATAGAGCCGTTGCAACCAATAACTCCTTACTTTATTCACCTGCCCTGCCTGGAACCGGTACGAACCGCCAAAGCCATTGAAATAGCGCTTCATCAGTTATTGGAAGAAATTTGCCAACGATTGAAAAAAGAAGAAATGGGTATACGTGCCTGTGTGTTCACTACCCACCGCATAGACGGTAAACAGCAGCAGTTAGCAATTGGCACCGGCCGCCCATCGGTAAACCTGCAGCACCTGATGAAGTTGTTTGAGCATAAACTGTCATCCATTAAACCAGGATTGGGCATTGAAGTTTTTACACTGGAAGTGACGCAGGTAATGCCCCTCGCTCCTACCCAGGATGCATTATGGCATACCACAATAACTCAGGATGATACAAAGCTGGCGGAGTTGTTGGATCGTATTGCCGA belongs to Niabella yanshanensis and includes:
- a CDS encoding Y-family DNA polymerase, with protein sequence MEKPVNGRYNGNQANSASWKKKPLLYPLTGNYKQDDMKKRYASIWFPCLLANRKVRQDATLAHTHFVIAAPVHSKMVAKAVSPDAKAKGIRTGMVVADCKTILPELEVFKWEENSEQELLNALGEWCIRFSPVVSIDLPDGLIIETTGCTHLWGGEALYLQDIVQKFSRIGYQVRVAIAGTIGTAWGMARFSPSTFIVPPQQEKSALLSLPPAALRLEAPVLEKLSKLGMHRIDTFINMPGSALRRRFGKTFLQRLHQALGLEPELIEPLQPITPYFIHLPCLEPVRTAKAIEIALHQLLEEICQRLKKEEMGIRACVFTTHRIDGKQQQLAIGTGRPSVNLQHLMKLFEHKLSSIKPGLGIEVFTLEVTQVMPLAPTQDALWHTTITQDDTKLAELLDRIADRVGQQSIKRYLPDEHYWPERSVRLAVSANDSSTAQWPTGLRPLHLLANPVLIEVMVLLPDYPPKSFKYQGKLHTVIKADGPERIEQEWWLQQGQYRDYYCIEDETGARYWIFRFGHYDDIHQPQWFIHGFFA
- a CDS encoding ImuA family protein; the protein is MDKGVLHTLQQEILSLQGYKPPPAQAQSSMGLGLIETAFPYKVFPTQVVHEFSSYNETEAVATNGFIAALLGKMVNHSKKCMWIAQEQLIYPPALKSFGIEPEQVIFVEARKSKDLLWIIEESLKCETLVAVVGATDHLSFTESRRLQLAVEQSHVTGFIHRVSPRQQETVACAARWHIRPLPSITEDKLPGVGFPQWYVELVKVRNGKTGQWPLQWKSGQFCFLEKEAPTLPAYRQLQTG
- a CDS encoding porin family protein; protein product: MKRKMIIGAVALLATAGVTNAQGFAEAKFGVKGGWNSTNITNTGSGETDESKRLNTFNAGVVGAIPLGSTFEIRTGLDLQSKGTEVSWDNAAGKGFAKTNPLYLELPVNLAVMLPFNEKVKAYIGAGPYGAVGIAGKNKWENTVAGVKTSSEDKIKWGDDDLNTEGNRGSGQFKRFDFGANIIGGVDFGKFGVHAQYGLGLTNTTPGEGTNDNANKSNQHRALGVSGVFYF
- a CDS encoding pyridoxal phosphate-dependent aminotransferase, which encodes MHRRELLKQSALAVAAFGLSRDIFATESRTLLYNNHDADIIKLSSNENPYGPSPKARKAMSEAVNSCNRYPWENTTLLREKISVPYQLAKENVIIGAGSSELLGLASVLAALKKGNIVAPDPTFRLWIPAAKKIGAPVKLVPLTEQKAVDLQRLKEAIDADTRMVYICNPNNPTGTVLAPNELETFIKDLAPSVIILLDEAYTEFEDTKSVAHLVNEYPNLIVAKTFSKIYGMAGARVGYALAHANTIQQLNNLQPWANAGAGGVSLAGAIASLEDTSFVAMCKKENAKARNLFYQALDGNGIPYIPSATSFVYFDTAKYPKDFKAVLEAKNIIGARSFEESSKWLRLSVGTIKEMEQVAAAIRL
- a CDS encoding vWA domain-containing protein; the encoded protein is MKYLKWMFLSLAILTFLAFVQKNVTITGIVTDTSGQPIAHATVQEKGTSNSTSADAKGKFSISVNGSGSVLIITAVGFNQKEVRTNGKSSLKIVLEPATQKMEEVVVTAMGVQRSSQLTGSVAGIVHQTAPGIRIRGVTTLEAKNYNIPNQSELRKKSWPGHEDFSREGYDHITENPFLRSKDNPLSTFSIDVDGASYSNIRRFINNGQLPPGGAVRIEEMINYFSYNYPQPAGDVPFSINTEYTICPWNEKHQLVSIGLQGKKIATENLPAANIVFLIDVSGSMSSPDKLPLVQASMKLLADQLRPQDRVAMVVYAGSAGVVLPSTEGNETIKIKDAIDRLQAGGSTAGGAGIQLAYKIAQEGFIKNGNNRIVLCTDGDFNVGQSSDDALERMIEEKRKSGIFLTVLGYGTGNYQDAKMQKLANKGNGNHAYIDNLSEARKVLISQFGGTMFTIAKDVKLQVEFNPAKVQGYRLIGYENRMLAKEDFNDDTKDAGELGSGHTVTALYEIIPVGIDAPELKNTDGLKYQKTEGAASGFSNSNEVMTVKFRYKEPEEGLSLLLEKVIAGSPVKLSSASENMQLAAGLAQFGMLLRNSAYKGSGNYNLVLNMITPLAKNDREGYRAELIELVKRVSSINKNNDGEAISGNNKKEPALRFLSQK
- a CDS encoding carboxypeptidase regulatory-like domain-containing protein; amino-acid sequence: MQQNNSTYPFYGPEDIKRYLSGSMSAQEMHDMEKAALKDPLLADAIDGFRGADPVITDTHLNAIKASILGLSQQEKPAAIPLNRSSKSHWWRWVAAACSLALIAGATWWVTQNVEPGAIQPLAKNETSQPADTVPAIATAPQVPIKEPVQADQATTPEKRAPIGMNSKLPEQQGASAKIPATTETFQSPAADQPADNLINTPLKEVMSAETKSLKKEQTNSYPYSREAISAAPPAPIVKSPDPSPANAKRMMGFQPVAYIQGQVVDKEGAPVANASISVPGRNKTTANDDGSFVLPVYDSSFGVSVNRVGYQNTTALLNPGKQNKIVLNKSFASPDEIVVTGMGQKRKKLTAYMEDARKAQAAAVSASEVIYPEDGWSHFYEELGTSLGVDKAKKTKTLQIKFTVDDNGDPVDFEVVESPDAIMAKKAIEFIKKAKWKNFKLDKNALVKIEVN
- the pyrE gene encoding orotate phosphoribosyltransferase; protein product: MNDAKVVAEKLLQANAVKLSPENPFTWASGWKSPIYCDNRSVLSYPFIRDFIKSEMCNVLFEQFGEADALAGVATAGIAWGALAADQLKLPFLYVRPKPKDHGLGNQIEGRYEPGQKIVVIEDLVSTGKSSLQAVDALVAAGLEIVGMVSIFTYDFAVAKEAFEARGLKYHPLTSYPMLLELAQEKGMIQPEQAVQLLQWREDPANWTGV
- a CDS encoding RNA polymerase sigma factor, with translation MTLVVKISSLKEASDEQLLAQFKQTGDQQFLAELYLRYSQLLYGVCLKYLEDAEEARDAVMNIYQELLVKVPRHEIQNFKSWVYVLTKNHCLMHLRSAKKNITVSLEQHTVQSDDFSHLDSVIEKEEAFKRLEKCIEKLPREQQQSIQLFYYENKCYNEIAETTSMDWNKVRSLIQNGRRNLKICMEKNAAK
- a CDS encoding NUDIX hydrolase translates to MCDILDEHLEKLHHQPDTIFIDELDSHTVKAMLKEIDLPEISRGIFLHPDLEELKKQFFKKFEVHVAGGGLVINENGEMLMIFRRGAWDLPKGHLDKGETIEECAIREVQEETGLKLVELGQFLTTTYHSYEQGTHHIMKESHWFLMKSSLSEKLVPQTDEDIDKIEWVKETQLEQYLPEAYPSIRNVLQEYLQLK